The Stackebrandtia nassauensis DSM 44728 genome includes the window ACCGGGGCAAGGTGTTCATCGATGGTCAGGAGTTGACCGCGATGAGCGACCGGGAGTTGTACGCGATCCGGCAGCGATGTGGGGTGTTGTTCCAGGATGGGGCCCTGTTCGGGTCGATGAACATCTACGACAACATCGCGTTTCCGTTGCGGGAGCACACGCGGAAGACGGAGCGGGAGATCCGCCGGATCGTGATGCAGCGGCTGGACGTCGTGGGCATGGTCGGCGACGAGGACAAGCTGCCCTCGGAGATATCGGGCGGTATGCGCAAGCGCGCCGGACTGGCGCGGGCGCTGGTCATGGACCCCGAGCTGATCCTGTGCGACGAACCCGACTCCGGTTTGGACCCGGTGCGGACCGCGCTGCTGAGCAAGACCATCGCGGAGCTGAACGCCGAGACCGGGGCGACGTTCCTGATCGTCACGCACGACATCAACACCGCGCGGACCCTGCCGCACCACATCGGGATGCTCTACCTGGGGCAGCTGGTCGCGTTCGAGCGGCGGGAACAGATGCTGGCCTCGGACAAGCCGGTGGTCCGGCAGTTCCTGAACGCCTCGATCGAGGGGCCGATCGGGATGACCGAGGAGAAGGACGCCAACGGGCAGAACGGACAGACAGCGCAGCAGCCGTTCGGGGTCGCCCAGTGACGACCCAGGCCGCCGAACCGCAGCAAGCCACCCCGCCGCCCGCACCCGGGCCGATGGGGAGGATGTTCGCGGGGGTCGGCCGGTTCACCGGGTTCACCATCGACACCTTCAAGGCGGTGCCGCGGCGGCCGTTCCAGTGGTCCGAGGCGATCAAGCAGGCGTGGTTCATCGCGAGCGTGTCGATCCTGCCGACGGCGTTGGTGGCGATCCCGTTCGGCGCGGTCATCGCGTTGCAGCTGGGCTCGCTGTCGAAGCAGATCGGGGCGGAGTCCTTCGCCGGGGCCGCCAGTGTTCTGGCCGTGGTCCGCGAGGCCGGGCCGATCGTGACCGCGCTGCTGATCTCGGGCGCGGGCGGGTCGGCGATGTGCGCCGATCTGGGGGCGCGCAAGATCCGGGAAGAGCTGGACGCGATGGAGACGCTCGGCGTCGACCCGATCCAGCGGCTGGTGGTGCCGCGCATGTTCGCCGGTGCCGTGGTGGCGTTCTTCCTCAACGGGGTGGTCTCGGCGGTGGGTATCGCCGGTGGCTACATCTTCAACGTGTACATGCAGGACGGGACGCCGGGCTCGTACCTGGCGTCGTTCGCCGCGCTGGGGCAGGTCGCCGACGTGGTGTCGGCGCAGCTGCGCGCCATCGTGTTCGGCATGGTGGCGGCGCTGATCGCCTGCTATCTGGGCATGAACGCCAAGGGCGGCCCCAAGGGGGTCGGCCAGGCCGTGAACGTGTCGGTGGTCGTGAACTTCATGGTGCTGTTCGCGTTCAACTTCGTGATGGTGGCCCTGTACTTCCAGCTGGTTCCGCAGAAGGGTTCGTGACATGTTGACGTCCCTGGGAACCCAGTTGCAGTTCTACGTCCGCGCCATCGCGTGGATGCCCAAGGCCGTGGTGCGCTACCGCAAGGAGGTCGCGCGGCTGTTGGGCGAGGTCAGCTTCGGCGCCGGTGGCCTGACCGTCGTGGGCGGCACCGTCGGCGTGGTGGTGTTCCTGACCTTCTTCACCGGCACCGAGGTCGGCCTGCAGGGCTACCAGGCCCTCAACCAGGTCGGCACCAGCGCCTTCACCGGGTTCATCTCGGCGTACTTCAACACCCGTGAGATCGCGCCGCTGGTGGCGGGTATCGCGCTGTCGGCGACGGTCGGCGCGGGTTTCACCGCCCAGCTGGGCGCCATGCGGGTCAACGAGGAGGTGGACGCGCTCGAGGTCATGGGCGTGCGTTCGCTGCCGTACCTGGTGACGACCCGGATGCTGGCCGGGCTGGCCGCGTGTGTGCCGCTGTACGTGCTGGCGCTGTTGTCCAGCTACGTCGCCACCCGCGGCGTCGCGATCTTCTACTTCGGTCAGTCCTCGGGGACCTACGACCACTACTTCTCGACCTTCCTGGTGCCCGGCGACGTGCTGTGGTCCTTCGGGAAGGTGCTGTGCTTCTCCGTCATCGTGATCGGCGTGCACTGTTACTACGGCTACCACGCCTCGGGCGGTCCCGCCGGTGTCGGTGTCGCGGTCGGCCGGGCCGTCCGGACGGCTATCGTCGCAGTTAACATTGTCGATTTCTTTGTGTCGCTTGCCGTGTGGGGAGCAACCACGACAGTCAGGATCGCCGGATGAAGCAGCGAATCGCCGGTCTCGGCTTTCTTCTCGTCCTCGCGGCGCTGCTGGGTCTGTGCGTGGCGTCCTATATGAAACTGTTCAGCCCCAAGGTGGACGTGACCGTGCAGGCCGCCACGGCGGGACTGCAGATGTCCCGGGGCGCCGACGTGAAGCTGCACGGCGTGCTGGTCGGCGAGGTCCGCGACATCAACTCCACAGGCGACGGCGCCGAGCTGGATGTGGCGCTGGACCCCGATTCCACCGCCTCGATCCCGGCCGGGGTCACCGCCCGGCTGCTGCCCAAGACGCTGTTCGGCGAGAAGTACGTCGAACTGATCGCCCCCAAGTCCGACACCGGTGGTTCGATCCAGCCCAACACCGTCGTCAAGGAGGACAAGTCCAAGGAGGCCGTCGAACTGAACGACGTCCTGGACGGGGCGCTGCCGCTGCTGCGGGCCGTCCCGCCGGAGAAGCTGTCGGTGACGCTGTCGGCCATCGCCGGCGCGCTCGACGGCCGTGGTGACGAACTGGGCGACACGATCGTGAAGCTCGGCGACATCGTCCGCACCCTGAACAAGGAGATGCCGACCATCGAGGCCGACATCGACGAGCTGGCCAAGGTGCTGGACAACTACCGGGGCGCGCTGCCCGACCTGACGAAGGTCCTGGAGAACCTGACGGTCACCAACAAGACCATCACCGACCAGGAGGACGAGCTGCAGGCGATGTGGATGTCGACGCAGGACTTCAGCGACGACACCCGGGTGTTCCTGGACCGCTACCAGGGACGGCTGATCCAGTTCGGCGAGGTCACGCAGCCGTTCATCGAGCTGCTGGCGACCTACTCGCCGGAGTATCCGTGCCTGTTCCAGGGCCTGACCGAGCTTCAGCCCGACATCGAGGAGGCCTTCTCGGGCGGGCGGCTGCACATCACGCTGGAGATCACCCAGAACAACGGCAAGTACGAGTCCGGCCGCGACGAACCCGAGTGGACCAGCCAGTACGGGCCCAACTGCCGGGGCCTGCCGGAGGGCAACTCGGAGGCCGCCGAGAACCAGTTCGGCAACGGCTACGACTACGACGGTGAGCGCAGCAACCTGCCGATCGAGATCCCGGGGCTGACCGACGCCCCGGCGCAGGAAGACGACGAGGGCACCAACGCCGAGAACAAGGACGATGAGGACGAGGACGGTCCCGGCGTCGAGCTGCCGTTCGATCCGATGATGGGCTACGCCGGTACCGAGGAGGAACAGTCGGTGTTCACGCCGATGGTGGCCGCCTCGACCGGTTCCGACGTCACCGACCTCAACGGCGACCTGGTCTCGTTGCTGTACGGACCGATCTTCCGGGGTGCCACAATTTCTGCCCGTTAGCGGCGAAATCGTCAACATTGTGGCCGGTCGGCCAGTTCTCCCACTGTTTTCCCGGGGGTTACCTACCAAGGTCTTGCGCGCAAGCCGCGCGGTCTTGGATCATGTCCGTACCCCTACAGAATGGAGAGAACCGTGAGACGAAAGCTAGTGGCCACCGCTGCCGCGGTGGGCGTGCTGGCCGGTTGCCTCGCGCTGGCTCCGTCGGCGAATGCCGAGCCCGCCAAGGACAAGAAATCGGCGGCCTGCGATGTCATGGTGACCGGTCACCGCGGTGCCAGCGGTTACCGTCCCGAGCACACCATCGAGGCCTACACCGTCGCGGTGACGCTGGGAGCCGACTACTTCGAGCCCGACCTCGTGCCCACGAAGGACGGGCAGCTGGTGGCCCGCCACGAGAGCGAGATCTCTCAGACCACCAACGTCGCCGACAAGCCCGAGTTCGCCAGCCGCAAGACCACCAAGGTGATCGACGGTGTCTCCTACACCGGCTGGTTCACCGAGGACTTCACCCTCAAAGAGCTGAAGACCCTGCGCGCCAAGGAACGCCTGCCCGAGCTGCGTCCGTACAACAAGGACCACGATGGTCTGTACCCGATCATGACCATCGAGGAGATCATCAAGCTCCGCAAGGACCTCTCGTTCCAGAACAAGCGCGAGGTCGGGATCTACCCGGAGCTGAAGCACCCCACCTACTTCAACTCGATCGGCCTGAAGGTCGAGGAGCTGCTGGACCAGAAGCTGGGGGCGGCGGACCTGGATGACGCGGACGACCCGGTGCTGATCCAGTCCTTCGAAGAGGGCGCGCTGAAGAAGATGGACTCGCTTGTGGACAACAAGCTGGTGTTCGTGATCGGCGACAAGGCGGCCACGCCCGACAAGCTGAAGGAATACGCGAAGTGGCTGCACGCCGTCAGCTACGCCAAGGACATCATCATCCCGCGTAAGTCCGACGGTTCGCTGGGCACGCCCTCCACGGCCGTGAAGGACGCCCACACCGCCGGTCTGGACGTCCACAGCTGGACCTTCCGCAACGAGAACTTCTTCCTGCCCACGAACCTGCGGATCGGCGACTATCCGCCGGACTGGGGCAACTACCAGGAGGAGTACCGGCTGTTCATCAACACCGGTATCGACCAGATGTTCAGCGATTTCCCGGACAAGGCGATCGACGCCCGGGAAGAGTGCTCCAAGAAGAAGAACTGACGCAGGCTTCACCGTCCGGGCGGCGCGGGCTCCCCCGCCGCCCGGCACTTTTTCGTCCGCATCGCGTTAGGCTAAGCCAATGCAACGTCCCGTGGATCTGCGCGAACTGTCCAACCGGCTCGCTACAGACATCCAACGCTTTGAGCGCGAAGAGATCCCGGTAACCGAGCACAACCTCAACCGGCTGCGATCGATGGAGGACCTCCTCAAACGGCAGCGACTGGCCTATAAGGAGCTGTACGTCTACTTCTGCCACCAGCTGGAGCAGGCGCTGACGGCGGTGGACGACAAGATCACCCGGCTGGAGGCGCGGCTTCCGGAACTGCCGGAGGGACTCGAGGATCCGGAGGACCGGAACTAGTCCTCACCGATCCACTTCTGGTAGATCTCCTCGAAGTCGCCGTTCTTGCGGCTCTTGGCGAGCACCTCGTTGATGGTGGACAGTAGTTCGTCGTTGTCCTTGGCCACCGCGTAGCCGTATTCCTCGCCGGTGTCGTACTTCTCGATGATCTCCAGCTTGCGCTGGTCGTCGGTCACCTTGGAAGTCCATAGTGGGACATCGTTGATGGCGGCGTCGACCTGGTCGTACAGGACGGCCTCGCGCAGCTTGCCCAGGTCGTTGTACGTCTTGAGGTCGTACTCGTACTTGTCCTGGTTCTCGTCGGCGTAGGCGAAGCCGGTGGAGTCGCGCTGGACGCCCAGCACCTTGCCCTTCATGTCCTTGAGCGTCTTGATCTTCGAGCCGGGCTTGGCGCCGAGCGCCTGCTTGGCGTCGTAGTACGGATCGGAGAAGGACATGACCTCCTCGCGGGGCGGCGTGATGGTCAGCGCGGCGGCGGCCACGTCGCAGGTGCCCTCCTCGAGGGCCTGGCCCGAGTCGATCTGCTCGAACCCGATGTCCACGATCTCCTGCTTGAGGTCCAGTTCCTTGGCGACCAGGTCCATGATGTCGACGTCGAAGCCGACGACCTTGTTGTCCTGCCAGGAGTCCTTGAACTGGAACGGTTCATAGGGGATGGACGTGCACACCGTGAGGGTGTCCTGACTGGAGCATGCGGCGAGACCGAGGGTAAGTGTGAGCGCGGTGCCGATCGCGGTCAACGATCGCACCGGCGTGGACGAGCGTGTCAAGGGGAGGCTCCTGATTCGCTGCGCGCGTCGGGCGGGCGCCGCCTATCGTGCCATACGGATTGACCGAAAGGCGAGGTGTAGAAAGGCTTTTCGGAGGATTCACATATAGGTATTCCACAATTAACTGTGTGTCCGCGGCCACCACGTGGCGCTGCGTGAGCGCCCGCCCGCTACTGTTGAAGATCCCTCGTTTTCGCCGAGTGAGAGAAGTGCCGAGCCGCCCATGTCGTCCTATATTGCCGCCGTGTTGTGCGCGCTGGTGCTGCTGATTCTGGCGGTGGGTCTGGGCATCGGGATAGCCCTGATAGTGGTGAGGCGACGCGAGGCCAAACGAAAGGCCGAACTGGCCGCGGCGCCCAAGGACCCGTTCGCCGATCTCGACTCCGACATCCTGCGCGGCGACCCGCGCGCCCTCAAGGCGGGCGACATCTTCGACACCCACGGTGAGACCCTGACCGTGCGCGGCAGCCTGCGGCTCAAGCAGGGCGGCTACTACTGGAGCGAACACCTCATCGACACCGGCGAGGGCGTCAAGCGCTGGCTGTCGGTCGAGGAGGACCCGGACCTGGAGCTGTACCTGTGGACGTCGGTGACCGACACGGTGCCCGCGCCCGGCCCCAAGACCATCGAGTACGACGGGAAACGCTTCAGCTCCAAGGAATCCGGACGCGCCCGCTACACCAGCGAGGCCACCACCGGACTGGGTCCGTCCGGCAACCTCAGCTACCACGACTACGAGGCCGCCGACGGCTCCCGGCTGTCGTACGAGGACTTCGACGACACCGGCCGCTCCGAGGTCGCGCTGGGGCTGCGCATCCTGCGCAACGAGATCACCATCTACCCGCAGTCGCCATGATCCTCGACCTCGACGTCCCGTTCGCGGACTCCTCCGTCAATGACCTGCGCTTTCTCGACCGGGCCCCGGCGCTGCCGGTGCTGGGGGCGCTGGAGTTCCCGCACCCGGTCCCCGGCGGTCACCTGACGCTGCGGCTGTTGGGCGCCAGCCACCAGGCCGAGGTGTGGACCCCGGAGGGCGGCGTCTACGCCGAGACGGTCGCGTGCCTGCCCGGCGAGGGCAGCCCGGTGCCCGCCAGCCACACCACCACGGTGGGCCCGTGGAGTTTCTGGTTCTCCTCGCAGGTGCGGGCCCTGTCCGCCGAGGAGTTCTCGGCCCGCTGTGCCGAGTTGCGGAGCCGGGCCCGCGACTGGGAGAACACCATCCTGGTGGGGGAGTTCCCCGGCCACCCCGACGCGATGACCTTTCTGGACGCGTCCTCGCAACTGCCCGGTTACGGCCGCGGCTGGTCCACGGTGCACTGCTATCCGGAGGAACAGCGGATGGTGCTGACACACACCGTGGCCATGCCCGTGACGGAACCGGCGTTTCCGCACTGATCTTGGTACCGTTTCTCGCACCCCTTTGAGTTATCCCCAGGAGTCATGATGAGCAGCAAGGCATCGGGTTGGGCGGTCTTCGGCGTCATCGCCGTGACCGGTGTCGTGATCGCGTCGTGCGCGATCGCGTCGAGTTCGGCGAGCCCGCGTAAGTTCATCGGCAAGAACTACTCCTGCGACGTCGACCCGACCGAGCACGACACCGCCAGCTGCGACGATTCCGACAGCCCGGCCAACGTGGCCACGGCCATCGCGGCCGACACGCAGCCGGTCGACACCCAGCGTCCGGCCGACAACGTGTCCAGCGTCGAGTGCGACGACACCACCACCGCCGACTCCGAATACGGTCCCGACGCCGATCTGTGCGCCGACGCCGACCTGCCCCGCGACGACCAGACCGTCTACATGCAGTACGAGGACGACCTCGTCGTGGTCTCCAAGGCCGACACCGGTTGCACTGTGGACGTCTACGACTACGACGAGGGCTACCGGCGCCACGGCGCCTTCTTCGCGGTGGTCGGCTGGACCTCCACCCGCCCCTCCTCGCGCGGCGGCGGCTTCAGCGGCTTCGGAAAATAGACTTCGCCCTCCAAACAGGAAAGACAACTGACATGTTGAAGGAACTGCTCAACGAGACGGTCTCCGTCCTGGCGTTCAGCGGCGTCGGCATCGTCCTGATGGTGCTCGGCTTCGTCCTCGTCGACGTCATCACCCCGGGCAACCTGCGCAAGCAGATCTGGCTGGAACGCAACCGCAACGCCACCGTCCTGCTGGCGTCCAACCTGCTGGCCGTGGGCATGATCGTGTTCGCCGCGATCAGCGCCTCCTCCGACAACCTCGTCGTCGGCATCTCCTACAGCTTCGTGTACGGCGTCATCGGCCTGATCGTCATGGGCGTGGCCTTCGTGCTGCTCGACCTGCTCACCCCGGGCAAGCTCGGCGCGATCCTCGTCGAGGAGAACAACCACCCGGCGGTGTGGGTCACCGCGGCCACCCACATCGCGGTGGCCCTGGTCGTCATGGCCGGTCTGTCCTAAATGTCGTCAGTTTCACGGGGGAAACTGGCACGCACGGGCCTGCTGGCGACGGTGTTCATCTGCGCCGCCTGCGGTCTGGTCTACGAACTGGCGCTGGTCGCGCTGGGCAGCTACCTGATCGGCAACACCGCCCAGCAAGCGTCCATAGTGCTGGGTCTGATGGTCTTCGCCATGGGCGCGGGCGCCCTGGCGGCCAAACCGCTGCAGAAACGCGCCGCCGCGGCCTTCGCTCTCATCGAACTGCTGCTGGCCCTGTTCGGGGGCCTGAGCGTCATCGCCCTGTACGCCGCCTTCGCCTGGCTGCACCTGTACACGGTGGCCATGGTCGGGGTGGCGCTGTTGCTGGGCGTCCTCATCGGCGCCGAGATTCCACTGTTGATGGTCCTGCTTCAGCGGCTGCGCAAGCAATCCGCGGGCAGCGCCGTGGCCGACCTGTTCGCCGCTGACTACATCGGCGCCCTGCTCGGCGGACTGGCCTTCCCGTTCCTGCTGCTGCCGGTCTTCGGCCAGATCAAGGGCGCCCTGATCGTCGGCGCCGTCAACGCCCTGGCCGGGCTCATCCTCGTGTTCACGCTGTTCCGTCGCGACCTGCGGCGCCGCACCCGCTGGATCGTCGGCGGCTTCGCCGCCCTGGTCGCCGTCACCCTGGTCGGCGGCTACGCGTACGCGGGCCGCTTCGAGGCCGAAGCCCAGCAGGCCCTGTACGCCAACCCCATCGTCTACAGCGAACAGACGCAGTACCAGCGCATCGTGATGACGCAGTCGATCTCGCCGTTTCGCGACACCGACACTCGCCTCTATCTCAACGGCGACCTACAGTTCTCCTCAGTGGACGAATACCGGTACCACGAGGCCCTGGTCCACCCGGCGCTCGCCGGTGACCGCGACGACGTCCTCGTCCTGGGCGGCGGTGACGGCCTGGCCCTGCGCGAGATCCTCGAATACCCCGACGTCGAGAACGTGACCCTCGTCGAACTCGACCCGGCGATGACCGATCTGGCCCGCGACAACCCGGTCCTCAACCGGCTCAACGGCGACGCCTTCGCCGACCCCCGCGTCGACACCGTCAACGCCGACGCGTTCAACTGGCTGCGCGGCAACACCGGCCGCTACGACGCGATCATCGTCGACATGCCCGACCCCGACGAGACCGCCACGGCCAAGCTGTACTCGGTGGAGTTCTACGGCCTGGCTTCCCGGCTGCTGGCCAAGGACGGCCGGATGGCTGTCCAATCAGGATCCCCGTACTTCGCGCCGAAGTCGTTCTGGTGCGTCAACAAGACGCTCAAAGAGGCCGGAACCAAACCCGTCCCGTACCACGTGACCGTGCCCAGCTTCGGCGACTGGGGCTTCAACCTGGTCGGGGCGAAGTCCACACCTGAGCTCGCACTCGACCCGCCCGGGGACCTGAAGTCCCTGGACGGGCCGACCCTTGACGCGGCCACCGTCTTCCCGCCCGACCGCCCCGAACGCGACGTCCCGGCGTCCACGCTCATGGACCCCGTCATCCTCGAGTACGCGCAGTCCGAATGGGACAGCTACGGCTGACGCTCGCTACTTGAGCCGCACCAGGCTGAGCCACAGCCGATCGGTGGTGCCGTGCGGGTAGGAGTACTTGCCGCCGCAACCCCAGCCGGACTGGCAGTTGTCGCCCATGATGTACGCGCTGGTGGGTGAGGTGACCGCGACTCCCATGTAGCCGCTGGAACCCAGGTCGCTGCACGGATGGCCCTTGTAGCCGGTGCCGCAGTTGGTGGGGATGTTGCGGTAGAAGTCGTGGGTCGCGGTCCACGACACGCCGCCGTCGTAGCTGAACGCGATCTTGTTGCCCGGTCGTCCGAAGACCAGCATCAGCACGCCACCGCTCATGGTGTGCACGACGGGAGCGACGCCGCGCACCACCGTCTTGTCCGTCGCGCCGGGCACCACCACGGCTTTGGCACCGGTCCACTTGGCCTTGGCCAGGTCCGCCGCCGAGTTCACCGCCGAGGTCGTCACCCGGTAGGACAGCTTGCTGTAGGTCAGGCCGTTCTTGACGACCTCGTAGCGGGAGATCATGAGCAGTTTCTTGTCGGCCCTTCGGGTCACCGAGGATTCGCTGTAGGTGTTGCTGTCCGACTTGAACACGGTGGCGGTGCGTTTCCAGGACGAACCGTCCTTGCCGCCCACCAGCAGATGGGCCGCCGACCAGGTTTGCTTGTACTTGCCGTCGGAACCCTTGACGCCCTTGTGAGCGGCGTAGTACGGCACCACGCGATTGCCGTCCGGCAACGTGATCACCCGCTGGAACGACTGCCCCGCGGCTCCCGGGAGGATCGCGCCACCGTTCATGTCGAGTTTGGACCGGCTCGGTTTCCAGGACTTCCCGCCGTCGCCGGAGGTCCACTGGTAGAAGTACCGGCCCGAGGAGTCATTGTGGGCCCGCAGCTCCACGGCGACCAGATCGCCGCCGGAATTCTTGAACACGTTGTTCACCGACACGTTCTGGGCGTCGGCGGACTGCATCAACGGCTTCTTGGTGCGAGCGTCCAAAGCCGGATGCCAGACACTGTTGGCGTCCTGGTATTCGACCCGTGACTTCACCGGGTTCTGGCCGTCGGGGCTGACCAGGAAACTGCGAATGAACCGGCGATGGTCGCCGCCGCCATCGGTCCACGACACGTGTTGCAGTGACGGCATCGCCCGGTACTGCCGGTTGGGATCTTCCTTCTCGACCTGAGCCGCCGCGTAAACGGGCTTCAGTGCCGACGTCTGCGACTCGCCGACCGCGAGGCCGACACCGACTCCCAGACTCACCACCAGCGTGCCCGCGACCGCGATCAACGCCGAACGCTTACTCAACTTCACATTCGTCTCCATAACGTCTGTTTTGGACCGACCGAGACCAGCGAGGTCGGCCAGAAACAAACTATAGAAACGTGAGGATATTTGCAAGTATCCTCATATTTGGCACCGGTGCTCAACGGTGTTTCGCGGTGCGCAGCTTGGCGTCGACCAGCGCCGACAACCGCGCCCAGGTCGGTGAGCCCTCCGCCTGCCGGTCGTTGACCAGCCCGTAGCGGGTCGCGGTGTCGGACTTGCCGTGCAGGCTCGTCGACACCTCCAACAGCTCGGGGTTGGCCAACAGGTACTCGGCCGCGGCCACCGCCAGTTCATCCACCCGTGGGTCGTCCGGTTCCCAGTCGCTGGCGGCGACGGAGCGCTTGTGCAGCTCCACGTACTGTGGATCGTCGAAGGACCGCTCGACCCCGGTGAGGTAGTCGTCGAAGTCTCCGGGCACCAAAGCCCGGGCCAGGATGAAACTCTCCTGCGACTGCGCCACGTAGTCCGGTGGGAAACCGAGTTCGATGGCCTTGTCCAGGATCGCGAACGCCCGCTCGGGCAACAACAACCGGTTGCCGGTGGCGAGCCGGTCCAGCATGTCGCGCCGGGCGACCAGTTCGTCGATCCGCTCGGTCAGCCGTCGTTTGACGTCGGCCAGATCGGCGGCGAACGCCTCCGGGTCGGCGTCCAGCAGCGCGGCGATCTCGGCCAACGGCACTCCCGCCTCGGCGAGCGTCCGCACCTGGACCAGCCGGATCAGCTCGGCCGACCCGTACCGCCGGTACCCGGAACCGTCGCGGCGCGGCTCGTCGACCAGGCCGAGCCGGTGGTAGTGCCGCACGGTCTTGACCGTGACCCCGGCGAAGCTCGCCGCCTGGCTGATCGTCAGCGCACTGTTCATGTCCACAGCGTCTCCCACCGCCGAAGCCGCCGCGCCCAGGGGGCCGGGTTCAGACGGGACCGCGTCGGTGTCGCTTCAGATTGCGCCACACGCGGTCGAGGCGGCTCGTGGGTTTGGGGAGCTGTCGGGTGATGTCCTTGAGTTCGGCGGTGATGTCGACCGTCCAGCCCAGGTTTCGGCGCAGGTGCCGTTTGACGGTGCCGCAGGGCCAGCGTTCGCCGCAGGCGCAAGTCGTTATGGCCCATAGCATCGGGAGCAGCCCGGCATGGATCACGAGCCGCAGGCTCCGGTCGGCGGGTCGGTGGATGTCGAACACGGACGGCTTCGGCGGCGGCCAGGGGCCGGGTTCGTTCGAGGAGTTGAGGTAGCCGGTCAGTACGGCCATGACGGTGTTCGTCCTTAGAACTGGGGGTGGTGCGGGGTGGGCGGTCGGCAAGCGCGGGCCCGACGGCTCGCGAAGGAGCGACACGGCGTCGGCTTATTCGGGAGG containing:
- a CDS encoding MerR family transcriptional regulator, which produces MNSALTISQAASFAGVTVKTVRHYHRLGLVDEPRRDGSGYRRYGSAELIRLVQVRTLAEAGVPLAEIAALLDADPEAFAADLADVKRRLTERIDELVARRDMLDRLATGNRLLLPERAFAILDKAIELGFPPDYVAQSQESFILARALVPGDFDDYLTGVERSFDDPQYVELHKRSVAASDWEPDDPRVDELAVAAAEYLLANPELLEVSTSLHGKSDTATRYGLVNDRQAEGSPTWARLSALVDAKLRTAKHR
- a CDS encoding sialidase family protein; this translates as MKLSKRSALIAVAGTLVVSLGVGVGLAVGESQTSALKPVYAAAQVEKEDPNRQYRAMPSLQHVSWTDGGGDHRRFIRSFLVSPDGQNPVKSRVEYQDANSVWHPALDARTKKPLMQSADAQNVSVNNVFKNSGGDLVAVELRAHNDSSGRYFYQWTSGDGGKSWKPSRSKLDMNGGAILPGAAGQSFQRVITLPDGNRVVPYYAAHKGVKGSDGKYKQTWSAAHLLVGGKDGSSWKRTATVFKSDSNTYSESSVTRRADKKLLMISRYEVVKNGLTYSKLSYRVTTSAVNSAADLAKAKWTGAKAVVVPGATDKTVVRGVAPVVHTMSGGVLMLVFGRPGNKIAFSYDGGVSWTATHDFYRNIPTNCGTGYKGHPCSDLGSSGYMGVAVTSPTSAYIMGDNCQSGWGCGGKYSYPHGTTDRLWLSLVRLK